In Candidatus Acidiferrales bacterium, a genomic segment contains:
- a CDS encoding patatin-like phospholipase family protein, with translation MRTSVRFIRTIHGMLSLILLLASASHAQQTSLRVAGRFFHYFEKDRPKVALVLSGGGSRGISQIGVLQGLEEAHIPVDMIIGTSMGSIIGGLYASGYTASQLDSIAETQDWNQLLALSDAVNRSELFLQQKESEAQSFFVIRLNGLTPILPSAIAGGQRLTTILTQLVLNAPYRVVRSFDDLKIPFRAVATDMVSGKRVVISRGDLAQAMRASSTVPVAFSPIISDTLQLVDGGLISNVPVDVARDLGADIVIAVNTTSPLRNEASIETPWDALDQATSIMMQLSNKLQLEKADIVVTPRLEGHLASDFTNLDSIILDGKIAVGREVQKIDSAAYRAHRPAEVSSGRIANDSTPASQTDDVTISKIPYYENSLLLVAGIKFSGNRKLSDSLLAGPFSELLDHYVTPKQIDQSCEKLIWLYRNADFGMARLDNVIYDSTSATLDLNIDEGNISNVSLRGNEVAKSFLIKREFPLDSADIFTTTKAVEGIKNIYSTGLFSQVLLSTHFDPAPDLTIDVSEKSSRLLSLGFRVDNERNGQLYTSVSDEDLFGSGTEAILSFSGGVRNRLVEADVGTTRILNTDLTYNLRAFTGFADVFTYAEKNDSGAANEWNIFSNGDYRIIRYGFKFSIGTLLARFGMVSASLEYGWDKLKPLQNYSGSYSSRVVALKIGSNVDTRDNAGFPTNGILSNVYFETSLPSLNTEMPFTKILFDYATYHSLFHEVTFGQHYEFGFGNVLLPISRQFSLGGQNLFYGLREDVLVGRQVFLASWELRIKSPVKLFFGTFLSARFDIGDVWATQQNIILKTLKQGIGGSLGFDTPIGPVEFSAGKAFNPGKSTNLRTISTPWTFYFRVGVKIPKVTSY, from the coding sequence ATGCGCACTTCAGTAAGATTTATCCGCACCATCCATGGAATGCTTTCGCTGATCCTGCTACTAGCGAGCGCATCACATGCCCAACAGACCTCATTGCGGGTCGCCGGTAGGTTTTTTCATTATTTTGAAAAGGATAGACCGAAGGTCGCGTTAGTACTTTCCGGCGGCGGGTCAAGGGGAATTTCTCAAATCGGCGTCCTTCAAGGACTAGAAGAAGCACACATTCCCGTAGACATGATAATTGGAACAAGCATGGGAAGCATCATCGGGGGACTTTATGCATCAGGGTACACCGCATCGCAGCTCGATTCAATTGCTGAAACACAAGACTGGAATCAGCTGTTGGCCCTCTCTGACGCCGTGAACCGCAGCGAATTATTCTTGCAACAGAAGGAGAGTGAAGCACAGAGCTTTTTTGTGATAAGGTTGAACGGACTAACGCCAATTCTTCCATCTGCGATCGCCGGCGGTCAGAGACTCACTACCATCTTAACCCAGCTCGTGTTGAATGCGCCATATCGTGTTGTCCGCTCATTTGACGATCTCAAGATACCGTTTCGTGCAGTGGCGACAGACATGGTCTCTGGAAAAAGGGTAGTTATCTCAAGGGGAGACCTCGCTCAGGCGATGAGAGCGAGTTCCACAGTGCCCGTTGCATTTTCTCCGATAATTTCCGACACATTGCAGCTCGTTGACGGAGGCCTCATATCGAACGTTCCCGTTGACGTAGCAAGGGATTTAGGAGCAGACATCGTCATCGCAGTCAATACAACCAGCCCACTACGGAATGAGGCGAGCATCGAAACTCCGTGGGACGCACTTGACCAAGCAACGAGCATTATGATGCAACTCTCAAACAAACTCCAGCTGGAAAAGGCGGACATAGTAGTTACTCCTAGATTAGAAGGTCACCTCGCGTCTGACTTTACGAACCTGGATTCCATAATTCTCGACGGAAAAATTGCTGTAGGGAGGGAAGTCCAGAAGATCGATTCAGCAGCTTACAGGGCGCATCGTCCTGCCGAAGTTTCCTCCGGGCGGATAGCCAATGATTCGACCCCGGCATCGCAAACAGATGACGTTACTATTTCAAAAATTCCCTATTACGAAAACTCTTTGCTGTTAGTTGCCGGGATAAAATTCTCAGGTAACAGAAAACTATCGGATTCTCTCCTGGCAGGGCCGTTCAGTGAATTACTTGATCATTACGTCACGCCAAAGCAGATCGATCAGTCATGTGAAAAATTGATATGGCTATATAGAAATGCGGATTTTGGAATGGCCAGGTTAGACAATGTGATTTATGATTCTACCAGCGCCACTTTAGACTTGAACATCGATGAGGGAAATATTTCAAACGTTTCCTTACGAGGGAATGAAGTTGCCAAGTCTTTCCTAATAAAGAGAGAATTTCCCCTGGATTCTGCGGACATTTTCACTACGACAAAAGCTGTCGAAGGAATCAAAAACATTTACAGCACCGGATTGTTCAGTCAGGTACTTCTGTCGACGCATTTCGACCCGGCTCCGGACCTGACTATTGATGTTTCGGAAAAAAGTTCACGCCTTTTAAGTTTGGGATTCCGCGTGGACAACGAAAGAAACGGACAGCTTTACACTTCGGTCTCAGATGAAGACCTGTTCGGCAGTGGCACCGAGGCAATTCTCTCGTTCTCCGGCGGAGTAAGAAATAGGTTGGTCGAAGCCGACGTAGGCACTACGCGGATTCTTAATACCGATCTCACTTACAATCTGCGTGCGTTCACGGGCTTCGCGGATGTCTTTACGTACGCTGAGAAAAACGACAGCGGGGCTGCAAATGAGTGGAACATATTTTCGAATGGCGATTATCGGATCATAAGATATGGCTTCAAGTTTTCGATCGGAACTTTGTTGGCGAGGTTCGGTATGGTCAGTGCATCGCTCGAATATGGCTGGGACAAATTGAAACCGCTGCAGAATTATTCTGGCAGTTATTCGAGCCGAGTTGTGGCTCTCAAGATCGGCTCAAACGTCGACACGCGAGACAACGCCGGGTTTCCGACTAACGGGATATTAAGCAATGTCTATTTCGAGACATCATTACCAAGTCTTAACACGGAAATGCCTTTCACAAAAATTCTGTTCGACTATGCGACTTACCATAGTCTGTTTCACGAAGTCACTTTCGGACAGCATTATGAATTCGGATTTGGAAATGTGCTCCTTCCTATCTCCCGACAATTCAGCCTCGGCGGACAGAACTTGTTTTACGGCCTGCGCGAAGATGTGCTGGTCGGGAGACAAGTATTCCTCGCAAGCTGGGAGCTGAGAATCAAATCGCCGGTCAAACTTTTTTTCGGCACATTTCTATCGGCGCGCTTCGACATCGGTGACGTCTGGGCAACCCAACAAAACATAATCCTCAAAACTTTGAAGCAAGGTATTGGAGGCTCGCTCGGTTTCGACACCCCAATCGGACCGGTAGAATTCAGCGCAGGGAAGGCATTCAATCCCGGGAAGAGTACAAATTTAAGGACTATCTCCACACCCTGGACATTTTACTTCCGTGTCGGCGTGAAAATACCCAAGGTCACATCTTATTGA
- a CDS encoding nucleotidyltransferase domain-containing protein has protein sequence MNFKNNVYATLLYFDLFDHPLSRDEIYAFFPQKLDRAEFDRMFSEYDFRSVDGFVHLRDNDEVVTIRKHREKKAKRMLLATGIIGKFLRYFPFVRAVFLSGSLSKGVNDGDADIDLFIISAEERLWICRSFLTLFKKMFLLNSKKFLCPNYFVTEKHLEIPEKNIFTATELVTLRPLFNRNMLFELLEANRWILRFFPNFRIDSPGRKPTFSTVQRLLELPMSDGYTAKWDAQLMRRFREIWATRYPEYTQSEREFQFRSTPYSSKIHPNDFQRKVLSAYENRLRDERIERLIKIGD, from the coding sequence ATGAATTTCAAAAACAATGTTTACGCCACTCTTCTGTACTTCGATCTTTTCGATCACCCGCTTTCGCGAGACGAGATCTATGCTTTTTTCCCGCAGAAGCTGGATAGGGCTGAATTCGATCGAATGTTTTCCGAATACGACTTCCGCTCGGTGGACGGATTCGTTCATCTTCGCGACAATGACGAGGTGGTTACAATCAGAAAGCATAGGGAAAAGAAAGCGAAGAGGATGTTGCTCGCGACAGGGATAATTGGAAAGTTTCTCAGATATTTCCCGTTTGTAAGAGCAGTCTTCCTGTCGGGCTCACTGAGCAAAGGAGTAAACGATGGCGATGCCGATATTGACTTGTTCATAATATCCGCCGAGGAGAGACTATGGATTTGCCGATCTTTCTTGACTCTCTTTAAAAAGATGTTCCTCTTAAATAGCAAAAAGTTTCTTTGCCCGAACTATTTCGTGACCGAGAAACACCTCGAAATCCCGGAAAAAAATATCTTCACCGCGACAGAACTAGTTACACTTCGTCCTCTTTTTAACCGGAACATGTTATTTGAACTTCTTGAGGCCAATCGGTGGATCCTGAGATTTTTTCCGAACTTCCGCATTGATAGCCCCGGAAGGAAACCAACCTTCTCTACTGTCCAGCGGCTTCTTGAGTTGCCGATGAGTGACGGGTACACTGCGAAGTGGGACGCTCAACTGATGCGTCGATTCAGGGAGATCTGGGCAACAAGATATCCGGAATACACTCAATCCGAGAGGGAGTTCCAGTTTCGCTCTACACCGTATTCTTCAAAGATCCATCCCAATGATTTTCAGAGAAAGGTCTTAAGTGCTTACGAAAACAGATTGCGAGATGAAAGAATAGAAAGGTTGATCAAAATAGGTGACTGA
- a CDS encoding radical SAM protein, which produces MTDVLLTHSYFTRFDKKQWRTMQPYPPLGTLYAASVLRNAGISVSLFDSMLAESEFEMEGYIRKYSPRIVAIYDDSFNYLTKMCLERMRIAAFRMIEIAKRKKCIVVVSSSDSADHAVEYLSRGADFVIKGEGEITLLELCTNILRSPDDKFREIDGLSFIEDGRVVDTIARKPIKDLDSLPLPAWDLIDVENYRKHWFSANGYFSMNIVTTRGCPFGCNWCAKPIYGRGYNVRSPKHVVEEMLFLKIHYNPDHIWFCDDIFGLRPGWLSEFQREVEHSGLKVRYKCLSRPDLLIKENSFSMLAGSGCETVWMGAESGEQKILDAMDKGTTIEQIRSATKTLREQGIRIGYFLQFGYPGESYNDILKTFNLVKEEMPDEIGMSVSYPLPNTKFYKIVEQTLGKKRNWRDSNDLALLFPGEFKPRFYKTLHKVLHRLHRILRITKGGERITPRTVAVLIYSSITLVVYHVLLQLARLPNPNRLTLSERIPTT; this is translated from the coding sequence GTGACTGACGTACTCCTAACGCACTCTTACTTTACCCGGTTTGATAAGAAACAATGGCGTACCATGCAGCCTTACCCGCCTTTGGGGACTTTGTATGCGGCCAGTGTTCTGCGAAATGCCGGCATCTCTGTCTCCCTTTTTGATTCGATGCTGGCAGAATCTGAATTTGAGATGGAAGGTTATATACGAAAGTATTCTCCCAGAATTGTCGCTATCTACGACGACAGTTTCAATTATTTGACGAAGATGTGCCTCGAGCGAATGCGAATCGCAGCTTTTAGAATGATTGAAATTGCCAAGAGGAAAAAATGTATCGTAGTCGTCTCAAGTTCCGATTCAGCCGATCACGCAGTGGAATATCTGTCGCGCGGGGCAGATTTTGTTATCAAGGGGGAAGGGGAAATAACATTACTCGAACTCTGCACAAATATTCTTAGATCACCCGACGACAAATTCCGCGAGATCGACGGTTTATCCTTTATCGAGGATGGTCGTGTGGTTGATACCATTGCGAGGAAGCCAATCAAAGATTTGGATAGTTTACCTCTTCCGGCATGGGACCTTATCGACGTCGAGAATTATAGAAAGCATTGGTTTTCTGCAAATGGATATTTCTCAATGAACATAGTCACCACGCGGGGTTGTCCGTTTGGGTGCAATTGGTGTGCGAAGCCGATCTATGGAAGAGGTTACAATGTTAGATCGCCGAAGCATGTTGTTGAAGAGATGCTTTTTTTAAAAATACATTACAACCCCGATCACATCTGGTTTTGCGATGATATTTTTGGTCTGAGACCTGGCTGGCTAAGTGAATTCCAAAGGGAGGTGGAACATTCCGGTCTCAAGGTTAGATATAAATGTCTTTCGCGTCCGGATTTACTCATCAAGGAGAATAGTTTTTCTATGCTCGCCGGATCAGGCTGCGAAACAGTCTGGATGGGAGCGGAGAGCGGTGAACAGAAAATTTTGGACGCAATGGATAAAGGAACAACCATAGAGCAAATTCGTTCCGCGACGAAAACATTGAGAGAACAAGGGATTAGGATAGGTTATTTCTTACAATTCGGATATCCTGGTGAATCATACAACGATATCTTAAAAACTTTCAATCTGGTAAAAGAGGAGATGCCTGATGAAATTGGAATGTCAGTCTCGTACCCGTTGCCGAATACAAAGTTTTACAAGATAGTCGAACAGACATTAGGAAAGAAAAGAAACTGGCGTGATAGTAACGACTTAGCGCTTCTCTTTCCGGGCGAATTCAAGCCGCGTTTTTATAAAACACTTCATAAAGTTCTTCATCGGCTTCACAGGATATTACGTATCACCAAAGGCGGCGAAAGAATAACTCCTCGAACCGTTGCCGTTCTTATCTATAGCTCGATAACTCTCGTTGTTTACCATGTACTTCTCCAGCTTGCCAGACTTCCGAATCCCAACCGTCTGACTCTCAGCGAAAGAATTCCGACCACATGA
- a CDS encoding class I SAM-dependent methyltransferase, translating into MIDQDTVAIIADAFDRQADSFDEYEEGNRILLWMRSVIHKHMLSYVRRGDHLLELNAGTGIDAIFFAQNGVSVHAIDISRKMLERLKGKIRENGLSELVYAEQRSFRNLEGFRPHTFNHIFSDFGGLNCTSQPDFVIRQFRRLLKPGGTVTLVMMPPVCPWEILFALKGNFQLAFRRLQKHGTRSHVEGVIFRSYYFTPRRLIGFFGDEYSLLDLRGLGSLVPPPYLDRFPTRYPRLFELLSHLDVRLSKRFPFHSWADHFILTMRYEP; encoded by the coding sequence ATGATAGACCAGGATACAGTAGCGATTATTGCCGATGCTTTTGACAGGCAGGCCGACTCCTTCGATGAGTACGAGGAAGGTAATCGAATCCTTTTGTGGATGCGGTCGGTAATTCATAAGCACATGTTAAGCTATGTGAGACGTGGGGACCATCTTTTGGAACTAAACGCAGGCACCGGGATTGATGCAATCTTCTTCGCGCAGAACGGTGTCAGTGTGCATGCTATAGATATTTCTAGAAAAATGTTGGAACGGCTCAAAGGGAAAATTCGGGAGAATGGATTGAGCGAACTTGTTTACGCTGAGCAGAGATCGTTTAGGAACCTAGAAGGGTTTCGCCCTCACACTTTCAATCATATTTTCTCGGACTTTGGTGGATTAAACTGCACTTCGCAGCCTGATTTTGTTATTCGACAGTTTAGACGCCTGCTCAAGCCGGGAGGAACGGTAACCCTGGTTATGATGCCTCCCGTCTGTCCTTGGGAAATTCTTTTTGCATTAAAAGGAAACTTCCAGTTGGCATTCCGCAGACTTCAGAAGCACGGGACAAGGTCGCATGTCGAGGGCGTTATCTTTAGATCGTATTACTTCACGCCGCGCCGGCTCATCGGTTTCTTTGGCGATGAGTACAGTCTGCTCGATCTGCGCGGGCTCGGAAGTCTGGTTCCGCCGCCGTACCTTGATCGATTCCCGACAAGATACCCACGATTATTCGAATTATTATCGCATTTAGATGTGAGACTCTCAAAGAGATTTCCATTTCACTCATGGGCCGACCACTTTATTCTCACGATGCGATACGAACCATGA
- a CDS encoding glycosyltransferase 87 family protein: MGRPLYSHDAIRTMKDIDFSTDYPTWLTGRILGKLVLALLIGLLLFNCYRAVKSPAGDFANYYTASRLAITDSLNDVRLYDHFEFQKQIERYFHGTLGSFIPFPPSTALLMIPLAWLPPNSARDIFILVNMLVLCTMIVVLGRFTGISLMPLSILVLLDGFSLWSNFREGQVYLILTLLILLAFAAEKKGRHLLAGVLFGVVLPIKYITFLYVAYFFLRRRYRIVMGAALSALSIFLAGFFLTGLKLNEFYLTNILPRHLAGEIQNPFAVNFQSFNSLLNRLLVNNASLNPHPIFNSPLLALWLTSFISLIFLSLVISGSRSVAWRSEHNRVLYDCSLITLFGLVTSPASASYHLVLLIIPMAFVTSLILSKENREGKDYLRKRFALLAATYIAINLVPFQWLYGLPILQLFAYAKLFLLVIFFTTMIPPQTLRSKSFPVALTASLALSLLIVAVRSTREKETDGAIWAGFDGLIIADLSYHDGAIYYFRETPTGFISMRNGARTYDDPPVPERTSEEGIFTAFDSALTNSTEVFVRNNSTGTVRQMTEASGVNCEPVWSRDAKQLYFLSDRGRGIDCTTIFYLPISRDELP; the protein is encoded by the coding sequence ATGGGCCGACCACTTTATTCTCACGATGCGATACGAACCATGAAGGACATTGACTTCTCGACCGATTATCCAACATGGCTGACAGGGAGGATTCTTGGGAAACTAGTCCTGGCTCTACTGATAGGTTTACTCCTTTTCAACTGCTATAGAGCGGTCAAATCACCTGCTGGCGACTTCGCAAACTACTACACGGCTTCGCGGCTCGCCATCACTGACAGTCTCAATGATGTCCGACTTTACGATCACTTTGAGTTTCAGAAACAGATCGAGAGGTATTTCCATGGCACGCTGGGGTCATTCATTCCATTTCCGCCGTCTACCGCACTTCTTATGATTCCTCTGGCATGGCTTCCGCCGAACTCAGCCCGAGATATTTTTATCCTTGTCAACATGTTAGTCCTTTGTACCATGATAGTTGTTTTGGGGAGGTTTACCGGGATCTCACTGATGCCGTTAAGTATTTTGGTGCTCCTCGACGGATTCAGTCTATGGAGCAATTTCCGCGAGGGTCAGGTCTATCTGATACTCACTTTGTTGATTTTACTTGCCTTCGCAGCAGAAAAAAAGGGAAGACATCTTTTGGCGGGAGTATTGTTCGGCGTCGTTCTGCCGATCAAGTACATCACCTTCCTGTATGTAGCATATTTTTTTCTGCGGCGAAGGTATCGAATCGTTATGGGAGCTGCTCTCTCTGCGCTTTCAATCTTTCTCGCCGGTTTCTTTCTTACAGGCCTGAAGCTTAATGAGTTCTACCTGACCAACATTTTGCCTCGGCATCTTGCGGGTGAAATCCAAAATCCGTTTGCCGTGAATTTTCAATCATTTAATTCATTACTAAATCGACTGCTGGTTAATAATGCATCCCTGAATCCACACCCGATTTTCAACAGCCCCCTTTTGGCATTATGGCTCACATCATTCATCTCCCTGATATTTCTCTCCTTGGTCATCAGCGGAAGCCGTTCGGTTGCCTGGCGGAGTGAACATAACCGCGTTCTGTATGACTGCTCGCTTATCACGCTATTTGGGCTTGTAACATCTCCAGCATCGGCAAGCTACCATCTTGTGTTATTGATCATCCCTATGGCATTCGTAACTTCGCTTATTCTGTCAAAGGAAAACCGAGAAGGAAAAGATTACTTGAGAAAGCGTTTTGCATTGTTAGCAGCGACGTACATCGCTATTAATTTGGTCCCTTTTCAATGGCTTTATGGACTCCCGATCTTGCAACTTTTCGCATATGCGAAACTATTTCTGCTCGTTATTTTTTTTACAACAATGATTCCACCGCAAACACTGCGGTCCAAATCTTTTCCGGTAGCCCTAACTGCTTCATTGGCATTGAGTCTGCTGATAGTGGCGGTACGCTCCACCAGGGAAAAAGAGACCGATGGGGCCATATGGGCAGGCTTTGATGGTTTGATCATCGCTGATCTATCGTACCACGATGGTGCAATATACTATTTCCGGGAGACTCCAACTGGATTTATATCCATGAGAAACGGAGCAAGGACTTACGACGATCCTCCGGTACCGGAGCGGACTTCAGAAGAGGGCATTTTCACCGCATTTGATTCGGCCTTAACTAACTCCACTGAAGTCTTCGTGCGAAATAATTCCACCGGCACGGTGCGTCAAATGACGGAGGCGTCCGGAGTAAATTGCGAACCCGTATGGTCAAGAGATGCGAAGCAACTCTATTTTCTTTCCGACCGGGGGCGTGGCATTGATTGCACAACGATTTTCTACCTGCCAATTAGTCGGGACGAACTGCCGTGA
- a CDS encoding glycosyltransferase family 9 protein yields the protein MTIRFMKFMDEYIGTAIVFLLAILSVGRKRKREKKTRNILVIKFWGMGSVTLSMPLLAHLKRSLPGAKLHYLTLAGNSELCSMIGEIDFIHTISLTSATSFLLSTFKAVTSLRRHNFEMVFDLEFFTNISAIICRVVRARDRIGFQNSRSRTNARSKLYTDTKPFHDNEHVAVNFLRLADKTSDILFPHFKVDKINDPEPMYHHMPVAFNINASPLAYERRWSPEEFGLLADFLAAEFGAHIMLTGSQEEREYVEKFSATLTDPSCFTNVCGELTVGGLIGLLQSCQLIVTNDSGPLHLASALNIPTISFFGPESPVRYGSLSSSQLTFYKRLWCSPCMTVSNLKTVNCINNRQCMKQIHFVDIKESIRKFVTSILEGNQDSKFEKILAERL from the coding sequence GTGACGATCCGATTCATGAAATTCATGGATGAATACATTGGAACCGCAATTGTATTTCTGTTGGCAATCCTGTCCGTAGGTCGAAAGAGAAAGCGTGAGAAAAAAACACGGAACATACTGGTCATCAAATTCTGGGGTATGGGTAGCGTGACACTATCGATGCCGTTGTTAGCGCATCTAAAGAGGAGTTTACCAGGGGCGAAGCTGCATTATCTTACGCTTGCAGGCAACTCCGAACTTTGTTCGATGATCGGGGAAATAGACTTCATCCACACGATTTCGCTTACCTCTGCAACATCCTTTCTTCTATCGACCTTTAAGGCAGTGACATCGCTTCGCCGCCACAACTTCGAGATGGTTTTTGACCTTGAATTCTTCACAAATATCTCCGCAATTATCTGCAGAGTTGTCCGCGCTCGTGATCGCATCGGGTTTCAAAACAGTCGAAGCAGAACAAACGCGAGAAGCAAGCTGTACACTGACACTAAGCCGTTCCATGATAATGAGCATGTCGCTGTCAATTTCCTGAGGCTTGCTGACAAAACAAGCGATATTTTATTTCCACATTTCAAGGTCGACAAAATAAACGATCCTGAGCCAATGTACCATCACATGCCAGTCGCATTCAATATTAACGCGAGCCCTCTGGCATACGAGCGAAGATGGAGTCCGGAGGAATTCGGGCTGCTCGCAGACTTTCTTGCCGCGGAATTTGGAGCCCATATTATGTTGACCGGCTCACAGGAGGAACGCGAATACGTAGAGAAGTTCTCGGCAACTCTTACGGATCCAAGCTGCTTCACAAATGTTTGCGGAGAACTGACAGTCGGAGGGCTCATCGGACTTCTGCAGTCCTGTCAATTGATTGTAACAAACGACTCCGGGCCTTTGCATCTCGCCTCGGCTTTGAATATTCCCACAATTTCTTTTTTTGGCCCCGAATCGCCGGTACGATACGGAAGTCTCTCATCCAGCCAGCTTACCTTTTATAAAAGATTATGGTGCAGTCCATGTATGACTGTGAGTAACTTGAAGACAGTCAACTGCATCAATAATCGGCAGTGCATGAAGCAAATTCATTTTGTTGACATAAAAGAATCGATCCGGAAATTCGTGACTTCCATATTGGAGGGGAACCAGGACTCGAAGTTCGAGAAGATCCTCGCAGAAAGATTATGA
- a CDS encoding radical SAM protein yields MPNSLLSLGSVIEGRYDYEIVDGNLVDDAFSSLCHVISEKRVELIGMTVMPGPQLQEAIPLSKRLKQKFPSLKVVWGGYFPSNHTEVCVKSPYVDFVVRGQGERAFPILLDALYDKNTSLCSVPNVSYQVDGKLAHNDSVPLIHPDDLPPLPYHRLDVQRYVGKTYLGSRTLSYHSSYGCAFECGFCAVVPIYKARWLGRSAGKMAEDIEKLIKDYSANAIEFHDNNFFTSEKRVKEFSEEILRRGLKFGWWGEGRPDTLLKYSDETFSLMKQAGLKMIFMGAESGDNDTLLSMNKGGTQTGETIVKVVEKFKRHGIIPECSFVFGALSKNIGASIERDINFINLLKRKNPEAEIVIYIYSPIPLDVASLYQQVTESGFRYPEILEDWLTPEWAIFDLRRNPMTPWITDRHLRRVKNFERVLNAMFPTNSDIKLKPFQRSVLKIAGSWRYATHMYRFPYEIQLLQRLFRYRQPEIEGM; encoded by the coding sequence TTGCCCAATTCGTTGCTCTCACTCGGTTCCGTAATCGAAGGCAGGTATGACTATGAAATCGTCGATGGAAATCTCGTCGACGATGCCTTCTCGTCGTTATGTCACGTTATTTCCGAAAAGAGAGTCGAGCTGATCGGCATGACGGTGATGCCTGGGCCGCAACTCCAGGAAGCGATTCCATTGAGCAAGAGATTGAAACAAAAATTTCCTTCGCTCAAAGTTGTCTGGGGCGGGTACTTCCCGTCAAACCACACGGAAGTCTGCGTGAAATCGCCTTATGTGGATTTTGTCGTTCGCGGGCAGGGAGAACGAGCATTCCCGATTCTATTGGATGCATTATATGACAAGAATACCAGCCTATGTTCTGTACCCAACGTCTCTTACCAGGTCGACGGCAAACTGGCCCACAATGATTCGGTCCCCTTGATTCATCCTGACGACCTTCCGCCGTTACCTTATCATAGGCTCGATGTTCAGAGATATGTCGGCAAAACCTACCTTGGATCGCGAACACTTTCATATCATTCTTCCTATGGCTGTGCATTTGAATGCGGTTTTTGCGCGGTAGTTCCTATTTATAAGGCTCGTTGGCTCGGGAGAAGTGCCGGTAAAATGGCTGAGGACATCGAAAAACTTATTAAAGATTATAGCGCGAACGCCATTGAGTTTCACGATAATAATTTTTTCACTTCAGAAAAAAGGGTTAAAGAATTTTCAGAGGAGATCCTGCGAAGAGGACTAAAATTCGGGTGGTGGGGAGAGGGGCGGCCGGATACTTTGTTGAAATATTCCGACGAAACATTTTCTTTGATGAAGCAGGCTGGATTGAAAATGATATTCATGGGAGCTGAGTCGGGCGACAACGATACACTCCTATCCATGAACAAAGGCGGTACTCAAACAGGGGAGACGATCGTGAAAGTTGTCGAAAAGTTCAAGCGGCATGGCATTATTCCCGAGTGTTCGTTTGTGTTCGGTGCCCTGTCAAAAAATATTGGTGCATCTATAGAACGTGACATCAATTTCATTAACCTATTGAAACGAAAGAATCCTGAAGCGGAGATCGTCATTTACATTTATTCGCCGATTCCTCTGGATGTCGCCTCTCTATATCAGCAGGTCACGGAAAGCGGATTCCGCTATCCTGAAATTTTAGAAGATTGGCTCACGCCCGAATGGGCGATTTTCGATTTGCGGCGAAATCCTATGACGCCATGGATAACCGACCGTCATCTTCGACGCGTAAAAAATTTTGAAAGGGTCTTAAACGCGATGTTTCCCACAAACTCCGATATCAAGCTGAAGCCGTTTCAGCGGTCGGTACTGAAAATTGCAGGTTCTTGGCGTTATGCAACTCACATGTACCGGTTTCCATATGAAATTCAATTGTTGCAGCGGCTGTTCAGATATCGCCAGCCTGAAATAGAAGGGATGTGA